GGTCACGATTAGGCCTCGAAACGCTCCTTGAGCAGCAGTTGTGCGTATGCCGCGAGCGACTGGGCATCGGTGATCTCGCCCGTTCGGACCATCTCCTCGAACCGGCTGCGCTCGAACCATGCGAAGTGCATGTCCTGCTCCTCGTGCTCGCGATCGGGCTCACCCTCGACGATGTCGGTGGCCAGGAACACCCAGCCGCGCTGGCTCATGATCCCGGGCGCGACGTCGAGGCGGCCGAGCACCGTCAGCGAGCCTGCCGTGAGGCCGGTTTCCTCGCGTAGTTCGCGGGCCGCCAGATCGGCCGGTTCGATGTCGGGGTCCCCCGGGACGGTGCCCATCGGGAACTCCCAGCGGCGGGCGCCCATCGGATAGCGGTACTGCTCGACCATCGCCAGCCGGTCGCCGTCGACGGCGATGACCACCGCATAGTCGGGCCGGTCGACGACGCCGTGTATGCCGGTGGAGCCGTCTGGCCGTTCGACGATGTCCTCACGCACCGACATCCAGCGGTTGCGGTACACCTCGCGCGATGAGAGCTGGGTGATGGGCTTCACCAGGCCAGTATCTTCGGTAGCGTCGGCGGCGTGCTGCTGGCCTCCCTGAATCCCGCCACCGTCGCCGCCGGAGCCGACATCGGCGACGCCGTTCGGATCGACGGCGCCGTGTTGTCCCGCAGTGATCTCGTCGGGGCGGCGACGTCGGTGGCCGA
This is a stretch of genomic DNA from Mycobacterium sp. ELW1. It encodes these proteins:
- a CDS encoding NUDIX hydrolase — its product is MKPITQLSSREVYRNRWMSVREDIVERPDGSTGIHGVVDRPDYAVVIAVDGDRLAMVEQYRYPMGARRWEFPMGTVPGDPDIEPADLAARELREETGLTAGSLTVLGRLDVAPGIMSQRGWVFLATDIVEGEPDREHEEQDMHFAWFERSRFEEMVRTGEITDAQSLAAYAQLLLKERFEA